A stretch of Eleutherodactylus coqui strain aEleCoq1 chromosome 9, aEleCoq1.hap1, whole genome shotgun sequence DNA encodes these proteins:
- the SNAI2 gene encoding zinc finger protein SNAI2 isoform X2 encodes MPRSFLVKKHFNSSKKPNYGELDSHAVLISPFLYERYPVAVIPQADLLSSVAYSPITVWTSLLPSPLPSDLSPLSGYPSSLGRVSPPPQSDTSSKDHSGSESPVSDEEERLQAKLCDPHSIEVEKFQCSLCTKSYSTFSGLAKHKQLHCDAQARKSFSCKYCDKEYVSLGALKMHIRTHTLPCVCKICGKAFSRPWLLQGHIRTHTGEKPFSCPHCNRAFADRSNLRAHLQTHSDVKKYQCKSCSKTFSRMSLLHKHEESGCCIAH; translated from the exons ATGCCGCGCTCCTTCCTGGTCAAGAAACACTTCAACTCGTCCAAGAAGCCCAACTATGGGGAGCTGGACAGCCATGCAG TGCTGATCTCGCCGTTCCTGTACGAGAGGTACCCGGTAGCAGTGATCCCACAAGCCGACCTCCTCAGCTCCGTCGCCTACAGCCCCATTACAGTATGGACGAGCCTGCTCCCCTCTCCGCTGCCCAGTGACCTGTCCCCCCTGTCCGGATACCCCTCATCACTGGGACGAGTCAGTCCTCCTCCCCAGTCCGACACTTCATCCAAAGACCACAGCGGCTCGGAGAGTCCAGTCAGTGATGAAGAGGAGCGGCTCCAGGCTAAACTGTGTGACCCGCACTCCATAGAGGTGGAGAAGTTCCAGTGCAGCCTGTGCACCAAGAGCTACTCCACCTTCTCCGGACTGGCCAAGCACAAGCAACTGCACTGCGATGCCCAGGCCAGGAAGTCCTTCTCCTGCAAGTACTGTGACAAGGAATATGTCAGCCTGGGGGCCCTCAAGATGCACATCAGGACCCACACGTTACCCTGCGTGTGCAAGATCTGCGGGAAGGCCTTTTCCAGGCCCTGGCTACTGCAGGGACACATCAGGACTCACACTG gagaaaagccattctCATGCCCTCATTGCAACCGAGCTTTTGCAGACAGGTCGAATCTGAGAGCCCACTTGCAAACCCATTCAGATGTGAAGAAATATCAGTGCAAAAGTTGTTCCAAAACTTTCTCCAGAATGTCCCTGCTTCACAAGCACGAGGAGTCGGGCTGCTGTATAGCGCACTGA
- the SNAI2 gene encoding zinc finger protein SNAI2 isoform X1, producing the protein MPRSFLVKKHFNSSKKPNYGELDSHAAVLISPFLYERYPVAVIPQADLLSSVAYSPITVWTSLLPSPLPSDLSPLSGYPSSLGRVSPPPQSDTSSKDHSGSESPVSDEEERLQAKLCDPHSIEVEKFQCSLCTKSYSTFSGLAKHKQLHCDAQARKSFSCKYCDKEYVSLGALKMHIRTHTLPCVCKICGKAFSRPWLLQGHIRTHTGEKPFSCPHCNRAFADRSNLRAHLQTHSDVKKYQCKSCSKTFSRMSLLHKHEESGCCIAH; encoded by the exons ATGCCGCGCTCCTTCCTGGTCAAGAAACACTTCAACTCGTCCAAGAAGCCCAACTATGGGGAGCTGGACAGCCATGCAG CAGTGCTGATCTCGCCGTTCCTGTACGAGAGGTACCCGGTAGCAGTGATCCCACAAGCCGACCTCCTCAGCTCCGTCGCCTACAGCCCCATTACAGTATGGACGAGCCTGCTCCCCTCTCCGCTGCCCAGTGACCTGTCCCCCCTGTCCGGATACCCCTCATCACTGGGACGAGTCAGTCCTCCTCCCCAGTCCGACACTTCATCCAAAGACCACAGCGGCTCGGAGAGTCCAGTCAGTGATGAAGAGGAGCGGCTCCAGGCTAAACTGTGTGACCCGCACTCCATAGAGGTGGAGAAGTTCCAGTGCAGCCTGTGCACCAAGAGCTACTCCACCTTCTCCGGACTGGCCAAGCACAAGCAACTGCACTGCGATGCCCAGGCCAGGAAGTCCTTCTCCTGCAAGTACTGTGACAAGGAATATGTCAGCCTGGGGGCCCTCAAGATGCACATCAGGACCCACACGTTACCCTGCGTGTGCAAGATCTGCGGGAAGGCCTTTTCCAGGCCCTGGCTACTGCAGGGACACATCAGGACTCACACTG gagaaaagccattctCATGCCCTCATTGCAACCGAGCTTTTGCAGACAGGTCGAATCTGAGAGCCCACTTGCAAACCCATTCAGATGTGAAGAAATATCAGTGCAAAAGTTGTTCCAAAACTTTCTCCAGAATGTCCCTGCTTCACAAGCACGAGGAGTCGGGCTGCTGTATAGCGCACTGA